Proteins co-encoded in one Papaver somniferum cultivar HN1 chromosome 5, ASM357369v1, whole genome shotgun sequence genomic window:
- the LOC113284600 gene encoding hydroxyacylglutathione hydrolase 2, mitochondrial-like, whose translation MFCKASSAVASLQCVRVKDLRLWPKMRQNSFRRRLLYGFGSFLSRPLKTLRAVGHSRKVGQYLCSIASMASTLQIELVPCLKDNYAYLLHDVGTGTVGVVDPSEATPVIDALNRTNRNLTYILNTHHHFDHTGGNLELKERYGAKIIGASADSDRIPGIDIALKDGDKWMFAGHEVAVMETPGHTVGHVSYYFPGSGAIFTGDTLFSLSCGKLFEGTPEQMFKSLGKIMSLPDNTNIYCGHEYTLSNSKFALSVEPKNVALQSYAAQVAKLRNKGLPTIPTTLKIEKSCNPFLRTTSPEIRQLLKIPNTANDAEALGVIRKAKDNF comes from the exons ATGTTCTGTAAAGCGTCTTCCGCTGTTGCCTCTTTGCAGTGCGTTAGG GTGAAAGATCTTCGTTTATGgccaaaaatgaggcaaaatagcTTTAGAAGACGTTTGTTGTATGGATTTGGGAGCTTCTTGTCAAGACCGTTGAAAACCTTGCGTGCAGTTGGTCATTCACGTAAAGTTGGTCAATATTTATGTAGCATCGCCAGTATGGCTTCGACATTACAGATTGAACTG GTACCATGCCTCAAGGACAACTACGCATATCTTTTGCATGACGTAGGTACGGGTACTGTGGGAGTGGTTGATCCTTCTGAAGCTACGCCTGTAATAGATGCATTGAATAGGACAAATCGGAATCTAACATATATTCTCAACACACATCACCATTTTGATCACACTGGTGGGAATTTGGAGCTGAAAGAAAGGTATGGTGCAAAG ATAATTGGTGCAAGTGCAGACAGCGATAGAATTCCAGGAATTGATATTGCTTTGAAGGACGGAGACAAGTGGATGTTCGCAGGCCACGAGGTGGCTGTGATGGAAACCCCTGGTCACACAGTAG GTCATGTTAGCTACTATTTTCCAGGATCTGGTGCCATATTTACAGGAGACACTTTGTTCAGCTTGTCATGTGGCAAGCTTTTTGAAGGAACGCCTGAGCAG ATGTTTAAATCTCTTGGAAAAATCATGTCTTTGCCAGATAACACAAACATATACTGCGGACATGAATACACTTTG AGTAATTCAAAATTCGCTCTGTCTGTGGAGCCCAAGAATGTGGCTCTTCAGTCCTATGCTGCCCAAGTGGCCAAGCTCCGAAATAAAGGCTTGCCCACG ATTCCAACTACATTGAAGATAGAGAAATCATGTAATCCATTCTTGCGCACAACAAGTCCGGAAATCAGGCAGTTGTTGAAAATTCCAAACACAGCAAATGATGCCGAAGCTCTTGGAGTCATCCGCAAAGCAAAAGAtaacttttag
- the LOC113284601 gene encoding calreticulin-3-like, whose amino-acid sequence MAEIALIPGSQLLRLILLLSLYSSFHFAVSEIVFEERFEDGWASRWVKSDWKRSEGKAGSFKHTAGTWSGDPDDKGLMTSTDARHFAISAKIPEFSNKNRTLVVQYSIKLEQDIECGGGYIKLLSSYVNQKKFGGDTPYSLMFGPDLCGSQTKKLHVILSYQGQNYPIKKDLQCETDKLTHFYTFILRPDASYSVLVDNRERESGSMYTDWDILPPRRIKDVTSKKPKDWEEKEYIEDPDDVKPEGYDSIPAEIPDPKAKEPADWDEDEDGLWKAPKIPNPAYKGPWKRKKIKNPNYKGKWKTQWIDNPEFEDDPDLYVLKPIKYVGIEVWQVKAGSVYDNILICDDPEYAKQVAQEVFDKNKEAEKEAFEEAEKVRRAREEEEAQRAREEGEKRRRERGHDRRYRDREHARDKYRRRDRRDYMNDYHDEL is encoded by the exons ATGGCGGAAATTGCCCTAATTCCTGGATCCCAGCTATTACGACTAATCTTATTACTGAGTCTATACTCCTCATTTCATTTTGCTGTTTCAGAGATTGTttttgaagagagatttgaaG ATGGTTGGGCAAGTCGTTGGGTCAAATCCGATTGGAAGAGGAGTGAAGGAAAAGCTGGTTCGTTTAAACACACGGCAGGAACATGGTCTGGTGATCCTGACGATAAAG gtCTTATGACGTCTACTGATGCCAGACATTTTGCAATATCTGCGAAGATACCAGAGTTTTCAAACAAAAACAGAACTTTGGTGGTTCAGTATTCTATAAAGTTAGAGCAGGACATCGAATGTGGTGGTGGTTATATTAAGCTTCTTTCCAGTTAtgtcaatcaaaagaaatttggcGGTGATACTCCTTACAG CTTAATGTTTGGCCCAGATCTATGTGGTTCACAGACGAAGAAGCTCCATGTTATACTTTCCTACCAAGGGCAGAATTATCCTATCAAGAAGGATCTACAGTGTGAAACTGACAAGTTAACACATTTTTATACATTTATACTGAGGCCCGATGCTAGTTATAGTGTTTTGGTTGATAATCGAGAAAGAGAATCTGGAAGCATGTACACCGATTGGGATATACTTCCTCCTCGCAGGATTAAAGACGTCACCTCGAAAAAG CCAAAAGACTGGGAGGAGAAGGAGTATATCGAGGATCCTGATGATGTTAAACCCGAG GGCTATGACTCCATTCCAGCCGAAATTCCTGATCCGAAAGCTAAAGAG CCTGCTGACtgggatgaggatgaagatggttTATGGAAAGCACCAAAGATACCTAATCCGGCTTACAAAGGACCATGGAAGCGCAAG AAAATTAAGAACCCCAATTACAAAGGAAAATGGAAGACTCAATGGATTGATAATCCAG AGTTTGAAGATGATCCTGATCTTTACGTGCTAAAGCCAATCAAGTATGTTGGAATTGAAGTTTGGCAG GTGAAAGCTGGTTCAGTGTACGACAACATTTTGATTTGTGATGACCCAGAGTATGCAAAACAAGTTGCACAGGAAGTCTTTGACAAGAATAAGGAG GCTGAAAAAGAAGCCTTTGAGGAAGCAGAGAAAGTAAGAAGAGCCCGGGAAGAAGAG GAAGCCCAACGAGCAAGAGAAGAGGGTGAAAAAAGGAGGAGAGAGCGCGGTCATGACCGAAGATACAGAGACAGGGAGCATGCTAGGGATAAATACAGAAGG CGTGATCGCCGTGATTACATGAATGATTACCAT GATGAACTCTGA
- the LOC113284602 gene encoding uncharacterized protein LOC113284602, with protein MATLVPGVLLKLLQHMNTDVKVGGEHRSSLLQVVGIVPALAGADLFTNKGFYLKVSDSSHATYVALPDEHDDLILSDKLQLGQFIHVERLEAASPVPLLQGVRPVPGRHPCIGTPEDLVATHSLCFLNSSGSNPVEKTKTPSRGSSNHGDKEKIKPIKVNGISSHDDSDRKKEPLDRSRSMSKPTTNSVEKKDSSTRPKSSNSRIPSSPSSCYSVPASFEKFSNGVKQHAKKSAGQTLMEKAASALKVTTTGRKSSSGNPVGNLINGYDLGSKALRRSWEGGAEMKGRENSSSKGAKNDLKAEVRSISVPKKKTSANDKPSQKEENKVQTPRKVATNGNMDDSDKISKQRASVGKRASEVASNGLPSNLIKVVPSSSRRLTDGTVSWSSLPSSLAKLGKEVLKQRDAAEFAAVEAMQEASAAESLIRCLSIYAELNSSAKEDNPQPAVEQFLSLHSSLIKARLVADSLSKTVPAGSSPDPENELPKEVLKLSSDRRRQATSWVQAALATDLSSFSVYNKQSNSNTNSTPASSPAQSNRTSSGNKQILVLENSLKNVATKVLTKTRSANGSKLGTPGTPRRSVDGLSIRPKPAAPPPPEWTPGNGLDEAVDMAQMLQVESQEWFLGFVERFLNADVDSSSLSDNGQIAGMLTQLKSVNDWLDEIGLGKEGFEGPRISADTADRLRKKIYEYLLTHVESAAVALGGGTQTIPPSNRTPETKTRR; from the exons ATGGCGACATTAGTTCCGGGTGTTCTTTTAAAGCTTTTACAGCATATGAACACAGATGTTAAGGTAGGTGGTGAGCATCGTTCGTCACTGCTTCAAGTCGTTGGCATTGTTCCTGCACTTGCTGGTGCCGACTTATTTACCAACAAAGGATTTTATCTCAAGGTATCAGATTCTTCACATGCAACTTATGTTGCGTTGCCAGATGAACATGACGATTTGATTCTTAGTGATAAGCTTCAGTTGGGTCAGTTTATTCATGTTGAACGCCTTGAGGCTGCTTCGCCTGTACCACTTCTCCAAGGTGTAAGACCTGTCCCCGGTCGTCATCCTTGTATAGGTACTCCTGAAGATTTAGTTGCAACACATTCTCTTTGTTTCCTTAATTCGTCTGGATCAAACCCTGTAGAGAAAACTAAGACACCATCTAGAGGCTCGAGTAATCATGGGGATAAGGAAAAAATCAAGCCGATTAAAGTGAACGGGATTTCTTCACATGACGATTCAGATAGGAAGAAAGAACCCCTTGATAGGTCTAGGTCTATGTCGAAACCTACTACGAATTCGGTAGAGAAGAAGGATTCATCAACCAGGCCAAAGTCGTCTAATTCAAGAATCCCATCATCTCCGTCGAGTTGTTATTCAGTGCCTGCTTCGTTTGAGAAGTTCTCAAATGGGGTCAAGCAACATGCAAAGAAATCAGCAGGTCAGACATTGATGGAGAAAGCAGCTTCAGCCCTTAAGGTGACTACTACAGGAAGGAAGTCGTCTTCGGGTAACCCAGTTGGGAATTTGATTAATGGGTATGACTTGGGTTCTAAGGCTTTGAGAAGAAGCTGGGAAGGAGGTGCCGAGATGAAGGGAAGGGAAAATTCGAGCTCAAAAGGAGCCAAGAATGATTTGAAAGCTGAAGTTAGGAGCATTTCT GTTCCCAAGAAAAAAACGTCAGCAAATGATAAACCATCACAGAAAGAGGAGAATAAGGTCCAGACACCTAGGAAAGTCGCCACAAATGGAAATATGGATGATTCTGATAAGATAAGTAAACAACGGGCTTCTGTCGGAAAAAGAGCTTCAGAAGTTGCTAGTAATGGACTTCCCTCGAATTTGATCAAGGTTGTTCCCAGCAGTAGTAGAAGATTGACTGATGGAACTGTTTCATGGTCTTCCTTACCGTCGTCACTTGCAAAGCTTGGCAAG GAAGTTTTAAAGCAGAGAGATGCTGCAGAATTTGCTGCTGTTGAGGCCATGCAAGAAGCTTCTGCTGCAGAGAGCTTGATTCGGTGCTTGAG CATATATGCCGAGTTAAATTCATCTGCTAAGGAGGATAACCCACAACCTGCAGTGGAGCAGTTCTTGAGTCTTCATTCAAGTCTTATCAAAGCTCGTTTAGTTGCAGATTCTCTATCAAAAACAGTTCCAGCCGGATCTTCACCAGATCCAGAAAATGAGCTTCCAAAAGAAGTGCTGAAACTCTCATCAGATAGGCGGAGACAGGCAACTTCATGGGTTCAAGCTGCTTTGGCCACTGATTTATCATCCTTTTCAGTATATAATAAACAATCCAACTCCAATACCAATTCCACTCCAGCTTCGTCTCCGGCCCAAAGCAATCGTACTTCCTCTGGCAATAAGCAAATACTAGTCCTTGAGAACTCGTTGAAGAACGTGGCGACGAAGGTACTAACAAAAACTCGTTCTGCTAATGGTTCTAAGCTGGGTACACCAGGAACACCTCGCCGATCTGTCGATGGTCTTTCAATCCGTCCAAAGCCAGCCGCTCCACCACCACCTGAATGGACCCCAGGGAATGGTCTTGATGAGGCGGTGGACATGGCTCAGATGTTGCAAGTTGAGTCTCAAGAGTGGTTCTTAGGGTTTGTTGAGCGATTCTTGAATGCTGATGTGGATTCCTCGTCATTATCAGATAATGGCCAAATCGCAGGCATGCTAACCCAGTTGAAGAGTGTAAATGACTGGCTAGATGAGATTGGGTTGGGAAAGGAGGGTTTTGAAGGTCCAAGAATTTCAGCTGATACAGCAGATAGGTTAAGaaagaagatctacgagtaccttCTCACTCATGTAGAGTCTGCCGCGGTTGCACTCGGTGGTGGAACGCAAACAATACCACCATCAAACCGAACACCAGAAACAAAAACAAGGAGATGA